The Tautonia plasticadhaerens nucleotide sequence ATGGTAGGAAAATCCGTTCCATGTGCTCGTCGTCGTGCTCACCCCGCCCCAGATCAGGAGAGTATTGGCGGTATTGACGCTCGAAATCGTGTCCGTGCTGCTAGTGGTGTTCACCGCGAGCGTCACCGAGCGTTTCTGCACGCTCTGTATCACGGACGGCTGGAATTCCACCACGCAGTAGGCCGCCGTGACCGTGTTGACCCCGGCGCTTCCGCGTGTGGCCGTGACCGTCGTGCCGTTCGTCAGCTCAAGTCGCGGGAAGGTGTTGGTCGGTGCCGTGCCGGTGCTGGAGTTGCTGCTGCCGAGGAAGAACACCGCCGAACGGCTGGTATCCACCGAGGCAATCGTGGCCGTGTTGCTCGCAACGCCGGAGGCGAGGGTGATCGTCCCCTGCTGCACGGAAGCCACCAGCGCGCTGGAGAATTCCACGACCTGACCCCGGACGATGCAGTTGGTGCCGGTGCCGCCGCGCGTGGCGGTGACGGTGGTGCTGTTCGTCAGCTCGGCGCGGGCGATGACGTTGTTCATCAGCCCGCCGGAATCGGTGCTCGTGCTCCCGCCGAAGAAGATGACGGACCTGGCCGTATCGACGGCGGCTATCGTGTCAGTGCCCGTGGCCGCGCCGCTGCCGAGCGTTATCTCGAACGGCTGGGATGACGCGATATAGGAGGCCATCGAAGGCCCCGCTTAGCTCACGCTGACGGTCGGAGTGACGTTCAGCGTATCGCCATTTGCCACGGAGCGGGATACGGCGAAATCCCCTGCGCTATAAAGAACGCCGGAGGTGCCGGTATTGGCCGAGGCGATAAACGCGCCCGCGACCGTCGCGGTGCCGGTGATGGAGAAGGACACGGCGGTGGCGGTGTTGGAGCCGTTGGTCGTGGTGCCGAACGTAATCGCCGGGCGGTTGCCGGAATAGGGCGTGACTTCCGACCACCCGCCATGCGAGGAGAGCGTGTCGGCGGCGGCTGCGGAGCCTGTCCCCTTAAGCCCCAGATACCACGCGGCGGTATAGGCGGAGCCTTTAAAGTATTTATCCACGAGGTCGGTCTTGCCCGCGGTGGTCACCACGTTGGTGAAGCTGTCTTCCCACTTGAGGTTGCCGTCGGCGTCGAAGCACTCGAACTTGTAGGTGTATTTGGGGGCGTCCAGGCCGCTTTCAAAGCCGGGGTTCATCACCGCGCCCGCGTTTACGGAATCGCTGACGTTGGAGTTCTCATTCATCTGTCCTCGCTAACTGACTGGGTTTTTCTCGACGCAGAGCAGCCGCAGGAACCGGCCCTCCTCGTTCTCGTTGATGACTTCCTTGATGTGCAGCACGCGCTCGCCGTAGAGCAGGCGCATGGCGTTGGTGACGCCGGCGCGGTAGCGGATCATCACCTTGTGGGTGAGGGGCGTTTGCAGCTGCATCGCCTGCATCCGCTCGTAGCCCTTCATCGGCATGATCTCCGCCCAGGTGCTGGCGACGTTGCCCCAGCTGTCGGTGAAGCCGCCCTGGCCGTCCTCGGTCTGGGTCAGGCTCTGGAGCGTCACCCGCTTGTTCATGCGGGACATCGCGTTG carries:
- a CDS encoding phage head closure protein yields the protein MPVNCTNAMSRMNKRVTLQSLTQTEDGQGGFTDSWGNVASTWAEIMPMKGYERMQAMQLQTPLTHKVMIRYRAGVTNAMRLLYGERVLHIKEVINENEEGRFLRLLCVEKNPVS